The Maridesulfovibrio frigidus DSM 17176 genome has a segment encoding these proteins:
- a CDS encoding chemotaxis protein has translation MSGNEILLDTGTNEFEIIEFYIDEKNGGNESRDYFGVNVAKVLEVVEAPAGLEAAEGAPHPSYLGTMSLRDMILPIIDLSVWLEIERKDSEFQLIVVTEINGVVTGFLVTGVTQIHRIGWADLKTPSKYIADLDSNCITGTIELNNRFVLMIDLESILAELDPTMIENQEGAVSAPERWSALIVDDSASVRALLNKNFLAANFDVHLFTNGLEAWEGLKAMQKKAEDEGSSIVDKLDVIVSDIEMPQMDGYTFTRNIKEDAVLARLPVILFSSLITKGLHHKGEKVKADDQVTKPEFGALTGRAITQIEKYRAKRAEA, from the coding sequence ATGAGCGGTAATGAGATATTATTGGATACCGGAACTAATGAGTTCGAAATAATTGAGTTTTATATTGATGAGAAAAACGGTGGAAATGAATCAAGGGATTATTTCGGGGTAAACGTCGCCAAGGTTCTTGAGGTTGTTGAAGCCCCGGCGGGATTGGAAGCTGCTGAGGGAGCTCCTCATCCTAGCTATTTAGGCACAATGTCGCTTCGGGATATGATTCTGCCCATTATTGATCTATCTGTATGGCTTGAAATAGAAAGAAAAGATTCAGAATTTCAATTAATAGTTGTTACGGAGATTAATGGCGTTGTTACTGGATTTCTTGTTACCGGAGTAACTCAGATTCATAGAATCGGTTGGGCTGATTTAAAAACACCGAGCAAATATATAGCTGATTTGGATTCAAATTGTATTACAGGGACAATTGAACTTAACAATCGTTTTGTTTTGATGATTGATCTCGAGAGTATCCTTGCAGAACTTGACCCTACTATGATTGAAAATCAGGAAGGTGCTGTTTCTGCTCCTGAAAGGTGGTCGGCCTTAATTGTGGATGATTCCGCATCTGTCCGGGCTTTGCTTAATAAAAATTTCTTGGCGGCTAATTTTGACGTTCATCTTTTTACAAATGGACTTGAGGCATGGGAAGGATTGAAAGCCATGCAGAAAAAAGCAGAAGATGAAGGTTCATCTATAGTGGATAAACTAGATGTGATTGTTTCAGATATTGAAATGCCACAAATGGATGGATACACATTTACCCGCAATATTAAGGAAGATGCTGTTCTTGCTCGGCTTCCAGTAATTCTTTTCTCCTCATTGATAACAAAGGGGCTTCATCATAAAGGTGAAAAGGTTAAGGCTGACGATCAGGTTACAAAGCCTGAATTTGGAGCCTTAACTGGGCGAGCCATAACTCAGATTGAAAAGTATCGGGCCAAACGAGCCGAAGCATAA
- a CDS encoding long-chain-fatty-acid--CoA ligase — protein sequence MEINRPWLDHYDAEVPKKIEFNYCPLFDYLDRTAEKWPKRKAIEFQNWSITYEKLKHASEIMAANLRKNGLETGDRVAIMLPNTPQMIITYWAVLKAGGVVTMTNPLYMETELVHQLTDSAAKLVITLDMLWPKLEKLREKLPARKYFVTTISDALKFPLKQLYKIKNLRDKSTPKVPYNGSSIIKWKTLLEGKDTYTASNIHPTEDTALLQYTGGTTGLSKGCSITHANLGANIQQFHAMLYSLGRDREVVLGILPYFHIYGLTVCLNYPTSLGATMIPFPRYVPLDVLKAMHKLKPTLFPGAPALYISLLQQKELSQFDIASIKYCLSGSSPMPVEAIQQFNSVFGSTIVEGFGLTEASPVTHLNPLDGKKKAGSIGVPVPGTDAAIVDMEVGSIPMPVGKMGELIIRGPQVMKGYYNKPDETAGALRNGWLYTGDIAYMDEDGYFFIVDRKKDMIISSGYNIYPREIDEVLFEHPKIQEAVTVGLPHKTRGEIIKVYVVLKEGQSLDRTEIITYCREKLAAFKVPRQVEFRKELPKTMVGKVLRRALREEEARKNS from the coding sequence GTGGAAATTAATCGCCCTTGGCTCGATCATTATGATGCAGAAGTTCCAAAGAAAATTGAATTTAACTACTGCCCACTATTTGACTATCTAGACAGAACAGCTGAAAAATGGCCTAAACGCAAGGCAATTGAATTTCAGAACTGGTCTATTACATACGAAAAGTTGAAGCACGCTTCCGAGATAATGGCGGCAAACCTTCGCAAAAATGGTTTAGAAACTGGAGACAGGGTCGCAATAATGCTTCCCAACACTCCCCAGATGATCATTACTTATTGGGCTGTGTTAAAAGCCGGGGGCGTGGTGACCATGACCAACCCCCTTTATATGGAAACCGAGTTGGTCCATCAGCTCACGGATTCTGCAGCAAAACTGGTTATAACCTTGGACATGCTCTGGCCAAAGTTAGAAAAGCTGCGCGAAAAACTACCTGCCCGGAAGTATTTCGTTACGACAATATCAGACGCGCTTAAATTTCCGCTCAAACAGTTATACAAAATTAAGAACCTGAGAGATAAAAGTACGCCTAAAGTACCGTACAACGGATCTTCCATCATTAAGTGGAAAACCCTCCTCGAGGGGAAAGATACGTACACGGCATCGAACATACACCCTACCGAAGATACGGCTCTTCTCCAATATACTGGAGGAACAACGGGTCTTTCAAAAGGGTGTAGCATCACTCATGCAAATTTAGGTGCCAACATTCAGCAGTTCCATGCAATGCTGTATTCTCTCGGACGGGACCGCGAAGTGGTCCTTGGAATTTTACCGTACTTTCATATCTACGGCCTTACCGTTTGCCTGAATTATCCGACCTCACTAGGTGCAACGATGATTCCTTTCCCGCGCTACGTACCGCTGGATGTGCTTAAGGCCATGCACAAGCTTAAGCCCACCCTTTTCCCCGGAGCACCAGCTTTATACATCTCTTTGCTCCAACAAAAAGAACTTTCACAATTTGATATTGCATCGATCAAATATTGCCTATCAGGATCATCCCCAATGCCCGTCGAGGCTATTCAGCAATTCAACTCCGTGTTCGGGTCAACTATAGTGGAAGGATTCGGACTGACCGAGGCATCCCCTGTAACACACTTGAACCCATTGGACGGCAAAAAAAAAGCTGGATCGATAGGGGTTCCTGTTCCGGGAACTGATGCCGCAATAGTTGACATGGAAGTGGGTAGCATACCCATGCCTGTTGGAAAGATGGGAGAACTCATCATCCGCGGACCACAGGTTATGAAAGGGTATTACAACAAACCCGATGAAACTGCCGGAGCACTTCGAAACGGCTGGCTCTACACGGGTGACATCGCATACATGGATGAGGACGGTTACTTTTTTATTGTTGACCGTAAAAAGGACATGATCATTTCCAGCGGTTACAATATTTATCCACGCGAGATCGATGAAGTTTTATTTGAGCACCCAAAAATTCAAGAAGCTGTAACAGTCGGCCTGCCCCACAAAACACGCGGGGAAATAATCAAAGTATACGTCGTCCTAAAAGAAGGGCAATCTCTTGATCGCACAGAAATCATAACCTACTGCCGCGAAAAATTGGCTGCATTCAAAGTTCCAAGGCAAGTCGAATTTCGCAAAGAACTTCCAAAAACTATGGTAGGCAAGGTACTCAGACGTGCTTTGCGCGAAGAAGAAGCAAGAAAAAACAGCTAG
- the dxs gene encoding 1-deoxy-D-xylulose-5-phosphate synthase: MSSNDKSCGCGDFPLLKSIKNPVEVQALDKEEQAQLADELRQCIINTVSKGGGHLAPSLGVIELTIALFKCFDFDNDRIVWDVGHQAYAHKILTGRYENFHTLRHKDGISGFPRMAENKYDHFGVGHSSTSISAILGMAVANDIEGGDRNCVAVIGDGSMTAGQAFEGLNQAGGMKRKMVVVLNDNEMSISANVGALSSFLSRKLSHPVLTRFKKDFEGILKQIPKIGDDLAMYAKRGEDSFKSFFTPGMLFEALDFTYLGPIDGHNTEALIDVFEQVKKLDTPVLVHVLTKKGKGYTPAEDNPTYFHGVGSFEPETGMAAKFKGGLPSYTKVFGDTLCKLAAKDDKIMAITAAMPEGTGTDCFRKNYPDRFVDVGICEQHAVTFAAGLATMGYKPAVAIYSTFFQRAYDQIVHDVCLQNLNVNFFLDRGGLVGADGATHHGAFDMSFMRHIPNIICMAPKDEAELARMVRTAIDFDGPAAVRYPRGVGIGAEMDEFPPVLNIGEGELLRDGSDGVIITVGSRVWPAVEAVEDLDTEHGKSIAVFNTRFIKPLPEKQILELAKRFKNIVIVEENAMAGGFSSAVVEMLVDNNAIDGHNIKRLGIPDEFIEHGTQKELRAEIGIDTSGMKRAMLELLDK; the protein is encoded by the coding sequence ATGAGTAGTAATGATAAATCATGTGGTTGCGGAGATTTTCCGCTCCTTAAAAGCATAAAGAATCCTGTAGAAGTTCAGGCTCTTGACAAAGAAGAGCAGGCCCAACTGGCCGATGAACTCAGACAGTGTATTATAAATACTGTTTCCAAGGGGGGCGGGCATCTTGCTCCTTCGCTTGGCGTAATTGAATTAACCATAGCACTCTTTAAGTGTTTTGATTTTGATAATGATCGTATTGTCTGGGACGTAGGTCATCAGGCATATGCTCACAAAATCCTGACTGGGCGTTATGAGAATTTTCATACACTGCGTCATAAAGACGGCATCAGTGGCTTTCCACGGATGGCGGAAAATAAATATGACCACTTCGGTGTAGGGCATTCCAGTACGTCTATATCGGCTATTCTGGGTATGGCTGTCGCCAATGATATCGAAGGCGGAGATCGTAACTGCGTTGCTGTTATCGGTGATGGTTCTATGACTGCCGGTCAGGCTTTCGAAGGGCTTAATCAGGCCGGTGGCATGAAGCGCAAGATGGTTGTTGTTTTAAATGACAACGAAATGTCCATCTCTGCAAATGTTGGCGCTTTGTCATCTTTCCTTAGTCGGAAGTTGTCACATCCGGTACTGACCAGATTTAAAAAAGATTTTGAAGGGATTCTCAAGCAGATTCCTAAAATTGGTGACGACTTAGCTATGTATGCTAAGCGCGGCGAAGATTCTTTTAAAAGTTTCTTCACACCGGGAATGCTTTTTGAGGCACTTGATTTTACCTATCTCGGGCCTATTGACGGGCACAATACCGAGGCTTTGATCGATGTATTCGAGCAGGTGAAAAAGCTTGATACTCCCGTATTGGTTCATGTTCTGACCAAAAAAGGCAAAGGCTATACACCTGCTGAAGATAATCCTACTTATTTTCATGGCGTAGGAAGCTTTGAGCCTGAGACAGGTATGGCTGCTAAATTTAAAGGCGGCCTTCCTTCATATACGAAAGTTTTCGGTGACACTCTTTGCAAACTTGCTGCAAAAGATGACAAGATTATGGCCATCACAGCGGCAATGCCTGAAGGAACCGGGACTGATTGTTTCAGGAAAAATTATCCTGATAGATTTGTTGATGTTGGAATCTGCGAACAGCATGCTGTGACCTTTGCAGCCGGGCTGGCAACTATGGGGTATAAACCTGCGGTTGCGATTTATTCTACGTTCTTCCAGAGAGCATATGACCAGATTGTGCATGACGTATGTCTGCAAAATCTGAATGTAAACTTCTTTCTTGATCGCGGAGGCTTGGTCGGTGCTGATGGTGCAACGCATCATGGCGCATTCGACATGTCTTTCATGCGTCATATACCGAACATTATCTGTATGGCTCCTAAGGATGAAGCTGAACTAGCTCGCATGGTCCGCACTGCTATAGATTTCGATGGTCCGGCAGCGGTTCGTTATCCTAGAGGAGTTGGTATCGGCGCAGAGATGGATGAGTTTCCACCTGTTCTAAACATCGGTGAAGGTGAACTCCTTCGTGATGGTTCTGATGGTGTGATCATCACTGTGGGGTCCAGAGTATGGCCTGCGGTTGAAGCTGTTGAAGATCTTGATACTGAGCATGGAAAGTCGATTGCAGTCTTCAATACTCGCTTTATCAAACCTTTGCCTGAGAAACAGATTCTCGAACTGGCAAAGCGTTTCAAAAATATTGTTATTGTAGAAGAAAATGCTATGGCTGGTGGATTCAGTTCCGCAGTGGTCGAAATGCTAGTCGATAACAACGCTATTGATGGGCATAACATTAAGCGCCTAGGTATTCCTGACGAATTCATCGAACATGGAACGCAGAAAGAGCTTCGCGCTGAAATTGGTATCGATACAAGTGGAATGAAGAGAGCTATGCTTGAGCTTCTTGATAAATAG
- a CDS encoding polyprenyl synthetase family protein — protein sequence MTVKEKLAVHAGEIEKYLAECLQNRGIPKRLLDAMDYSLLAGGKRLRPVLVLVWGQMLGAKKEALMPFAASLELIHTYSLIHDDLPAMDDDDLRRGKPSNHKMFGEATAILAGDGLLTEAFGLMAKAEAPAENIVEAISLMAYSAGACGMVGGQDVDMDYTGRDDVSLDELKIMHSMKTGALILSACKSGAVLAKGTGATDDDVRRAEEYGRLIGVAFQIVDDVLDVVGDEASLGKPVGSDEEQGKSTYPNLIGLEESKELARKYVDEAVELLSPYSGPEAELLAELAQYIVDRVY from the coding sequence ATGACAGTTAAAGAAAAACTCGCGGTTCACGCGGGAGAAATAGAAAAATATCTGGCTGAATGTCTACAGAATCGCGGCATACCTAAAAGGTTGCTGGATGCGATGGATTACAGTCTGCTTGCTGGTGGAAAAAGACTTCGCCCTGTGCTTGTGCTCGTTTGGGGCCAGATGTTGGGAGCGAAGAAAGAGGCTCTTATGCCATTCGCCGCGAGTCTTGAACTTATTCATACTTACTCCTTGATTCATGATGATCTTCCTGCAATGGATGATGATGATTTAAGACGCGGTAAGCCTTCCAATCATAAAATGTTCGGCGAAGCTACAGCTATTCTTGCTGGGGACGGACTGCTTACAGAAGCGTTCGGACTCATGGCAAAAGCTGAGGCTCCGGCTGAAAATATTGTTGAAGCAATCAGCTTGATGGCCTATTCCGCAGGGGCTTGCGGTATGGTCGGTGGTCAGGATGTAGATATGGATTACACTGGTCGCGATGATGTAAGTCTTGATGAACTCAAGATTATGCACTCAATGAAGACTGGTGCTTTAATTCTTTCTGCTTGTAAATCCGGCGCTGTTCTGGCTAAAGGAACAGGAGCTACCGACGACGATGTCAGACGTGCCGAAGAATATGGTCGTTTGATTGGAGTTGCATTTCAGATTGTTGACGACGTACTTGATGTTGTTGGCGATGAAGCATCTCTTGGTAAGCCTGTAGGAAGTGATGAAGAACAGGGTAAATCGACCTACCCCAACTTGATCGGACTTGAAGAAAGCAAAGAACTTGCCCGTAAATATGTGGACGAAGCGGTTGAACTGCTCTCCCCTTATTCCGGTCCGGAAGCTGAGCTCTTGGCCGAACTTGCTCAATATATAGTTGATAGAGTTTATTAA
- the xseB gene encoding exodeoxyribonuclease VII small subunit has protein sequence MKDNKTFEERLERLKVIVAGLERGDLPLEEGVALFKEGQALAKSCASQLQKAGNEVKIVSNGLIEDFDAKVESEDMTDDS, from the coding sequence ATGAAAGATAATAAAACTTTTGAAGAAAGATTGGAGCGGCTGAAAGTAATAGTTGCGGGACTTGAGCGGGGGGACCTTCCGCTTGAAGAGGGTGTAGCTCTCTTTAAGGAAGGACAGGCTCTTGCTAAAAGTTGTGCTAGTCAGCTCCAGAAAGCCGGAAATGAAGTTAAAATAGTCAGTAACGGTTTGATTGAAGACTTTGACGCTAAAGTTGAAAGTGAGGATATGACGGATGACAGTTAA
- a CDS encoding M23 family metallopeptidase: MKKSMRRIKALTFTFIFMLLFASSAFAAVSLAFPKKVGLGEPFLVRVTSDKTLDSVSAKWLGTTVSPEIRTWKGKNISLVMFGTDVLADKAGKKELIITTVEDGKERKFSRKIKVYNKKYKTQRLTLPEKMVTPPKKVSARIQNDRVEVSAAKKTQTAERMWFVPFSRPTKGAQSSPYGARRILNGKPKNPHRGLDFRGAKGAKIRAMADGKVILVANHYYAGNCVYIDHGNGVVTLYFHLSQFDVKEGDTVERGQLIGRVGSTGRVTGPHLHMSVSVQGRLVDPRFLLEKSTDKLLGL, translated from the coding sequence TTGAAAAAATCCATGAGAAGGATAAAAGCTTTAACGTTTACGTTTATTTTTATGCTGCTTTTTGCTTCATCAGCTTTTGCGGCTGTTTCTTTAGCGTTTCCGAAGAAAGTCGGTCTGGGTGAGCCTTTCCTTGTTAGGGTTACATCTGATAAGACTTTAGACTCTGTTTCAGCAAAGTGGCTGGGTACAACGGTATCGCCGGAAATAAGGACTTGGAAGGGTAAAAATATTTCCTTGGTTATGTTTGGGACCGATGTTCTCGCTGATAAAGCTGGAAAGAAGGAGCTTATTATAACCACTGTTGAAGATGGGAAGGAACGTAAGTTTAGTCGAAAGATTAAAGTTTATAATAAAAAGTACAAAACTCAGCGTTTAACATTGCCTGAGAAAATGGTTACGCCTCCGAAGAAGGTATCAGCTCGTATTCAGAATGATCGGGTGGAGGTTTCGGCTGCCAAGAAAACTCAGACCGCTGAAAGAATGTGGTTTGTTCCTTTCAGTCGCCCGACAAAGGGCGCGCAGTCTAGTCCTTACGGGGCCAGACGCATACTGAACGGTAAACCTAAGAATCCGCATAGAGGTTTAGATTTTCGCGGAGCTAAGGGCGCTAAGATTCGCGCAATGGCGGACGGAAAGGTTATACTTGTAGCGAATCACTACTATGCCGGAAACTGTGTTTACATCGATCATGGAAACGGGGTTGTGACTCTGTATTTCCATCTTTCTCAATTCGATGTTAAGGAAGGCGACACGGTTGAGCGCGGACAGTTAATTGGTCGCGTTGGATCAACTGGTAGAGTCACCGGGCCGCATCTGCATATGAGCGTAAGCGTGCAGGGCAGGCTTGTTGATCCCCGTTTTTTACTTGAAAAAAGTACGGATAAATTGCTTGGCCTTTAG
- the xseA gene encoding exodeoxyribonuclease VII large subunit, which produces MRIFSVSDITRAVKDVLEAEFPFIWVKGQVTNLARPASGHIYFSLTDGDAGLSVVWFKGNQREGAGDGAEKINPLTGEVETGEPLRLEDGMEILCAGHMNVFAPRGAYQLIAELIQEQGVGDLKLAFEAMKRKLADKGYFSEERKMEIPRSPAKVAVVTAATGAAVIDFLRIAEGRGTGAEVRIYPSLVQGDSAPDQIAKAIDDVCDDGWAEVLVLIRGGGSLEDLWAFNTERVADAIYRSTVPVVCGVGHEVDTSIADYVADKRVATPSHAAQELWPRRETLMQSVDELEGNLVRNYENFLEVKMAKLDTLRKGLSWLSPSQRIERLLSSFDEEKERLDRAVDLFTERKCLELEGLVYRLSGALGASQFDRLDKEVSDLSARLGRAGKVFIDNKVSEFDNMANSLRMLDPEKPLERGYSLVTLEKTGKFLRSPDEVASGDGLIVRVKSGEIRATVVDK; this is translated from the coding sequence ATGAGAATATTTTCTGTTAGTGATATAACGCGTGCTGTTAAGGACGTTTTGGAAGCTGAATTTCCCTTTATTTGGGTGAAAGGTCAGGTCACTAATCTGGCACGTCCAGCATCTGGTCATATTTATTTTTCGCTGACTGATGGCGATGCTGGTCTTTCTGTTGTTTGGTTTAAAGGCAATCAGCGAGAGGGGGCTGGGGATGGTGCGGAGAAAATCAATCCGCTGACTGGCGAAGTTGAGACGGGAGAGCCTCTTAGGCTTGAAGACGGCATGGAGATTCTTTGTGCTGGTCATATGAATGTTTTTGCGCCTCGTGGGGCTTATCAGCTTATTGCTGAACTTATTCAGGAGCAGGGCGTTGGTGATTTGAAGCTTGCTTTTGAAGCTATGAAACGCAAGCTTGCTGATAAAGGTTATTTCTCGGAAGAGCGTAAGATGGAAATCCCTCGTTCGCCCGCCAAGGTTGCTGTTGTGACGGCTGCGACGGGAGCAGCTGTGATTGATTTTTTGCGTATTGCTGAAGGGCGCGGCACTGGCGCAGAGGTACGAATTTATCCTTCGCTTGTTCAGGGCGATTCAGCCCCTGATCAGATTGCTAAGGCTATTGATGATGTTTGCGATGACGGCTGGGCGGAAGTTCTTGTGCTGATTCGTGGCGGTGGATCTCTTGAAGATTTATGGGCTTTCAATACTGAACGTGTTGCGGACGCTATTTATAGATCGACGGTGCCGGTTGTCTGCGGTGTGGGGCATGAGGTTGATACTTCCATTGCAGATTATGTTGCGGATAAGCGGGTTGCTACGCCTAGTCATGCGGCGCAGGAACTATGGCCTCGGCGTGAAACGCTTATGCAGAGCGTTGATGAGCTTGAGGGTAACTTAGTTCGGAATTATGAAAATTTTCTTGAAGTGAAGATGGCGAAACTTGATACTTTGCGTAAAGGTTTGTCATGGCTGTCTCCTTCGCAGCGGATTGAAAGATTACTAAGTTCTTTTGATGAAGAAAAAGAGCGTCTTGATCGGGCTGTTGATTTGTTTACGGAGCGTAAGTGCTTGGAGCTGGAAGGACTTGTTTATAGGCTTTCTGGCGCACTCGGTGCGAGTCAGTTTGATAGGCTTGATAAAGAGGTTTCGGATCTTTCTGCTCGCCTTGGAAGGGCGGGTAAGGTCTTTATAGATAATAAGGTTTCTGAATTTGACAATATGGCCAATTCCCTGCGAATGCTTGATCCTGAAAAGCCGCTTGAGCGAGGGTATAGTCTTGTTACGCTCGAAAAGACTGGAAAGTTTTTGCGCAGTCCTGATGAAGTTGCTAGCGGTGATGGCTTGATTGTTCGGGTTAAATCCGGTGAAATCAGAGCTACTGTTGTAGATAAATAG